The region AAATGAACAATGGGCCAGAAAGCCAATCTAAGTTCcaaatttctttttaaaaatgttgGCAACCGTCCTTTTGATCTCCTCGGTCCTCAGACAGTAGATAAGAGGGTTGGCTAAATGGGGCAAGTATGAGTACAGTAAGATGAGAAAGACGTTGAAATCTGGAGAAAGGACCAGTCGGACGTAATTGGCGATATACACGAATAACCGGGGAACGTAGAACAAGGTCATGACGATCCAGTGTGATGTGCATGTAGACAGAGCCCTTCTCCAGCCCTTAGAGTAGTTTAGTGagatgatggagaggatgatgatggcaTAAGATAATATGATGAAACTCAAAGTCAGCAAAAGAAGAACCAAACCATAGGTTAGTATGGCTTCCCGAGTGGGATTAACGTCATCACAGGCCAAGCGTAGAAGGGTTGAGGTGTTGCAGAAGAGACTAAGAATCTTATTAGGACCACAGAAGGGATGCTTCAAAATGAGAAGGTTCATAAGTGTAACCAAAGCAACAAGGAGCCAGAACATCCCACAGGCAACCATGGTGGCTCTGTGGGTGACTATGGATGAGTACCTCAATGGTTTACAAATTGCAACATAGCGATCAAAAGCCATCAACATGAGGATAAACGGGTCTAATCCAGCCAAG is a window of Dendropsophus ebraccatus isolate aDenEbr1 chromosome 5, aDenEbr1.pat, whole genome shotgun sequence DNA encoding:
- the LOC138793993 gene encoding olfactory receptor 10G4-like → MANRSGEFYFELTGFPGIPAKFDILFSFAMFIVYNISLVSNGSVMVLIIMKEKLHEPLYIMIANLSFSNLFFDTVTLPKFIAKYWIDGGRISFLECIIQAYFGHFLAGLDPFILMLMAFDRYVAICKPLRYSSIVTHRATMVACGMFWLLVALVTLMNLLILKHPFCGPNKILSLFCNTSTLLRLACDDVNPTREAILTYGLVLLLLTLSFIILSYAIIILSIISLNYSKGWRRALSTCTSHWIVMTLFYVPRLFVYIANYVRLVLSPDFNVFLILLYSYLPHLANPLIYCLRTEEIKRTVANIFKKKFGT